A single Cyclopterus lumpus isolate fCycLum1 chromosome 15, fCycLum1.pri, whole genome shotgun sequence DNA region contains:
- the srfb gene encoding serum response factor b isoform X2: MLPIRVGSAPSGNGSASGRGNTGHGSGIVGGGIRPVLIRVGQALPGVSESDGRQGERDAVGMLGANGPGGSRGVRPGNGTGVTPLQTVVQGNMVGINTGVVLPHGARFEPDRESAPLCSGSDNDSDSGDDDDPVGSLGDSRRGVKRERGEMEAAVTGQEVGIPPGGYGMVPGGVAGAKPGKKTRGRVKIKMEFIDNKLRRYTTFSKRKTGIMKKAYELSTLTGTQVLLLVASETGHVYTFATRKLQPMITSETGKALIQTCLNSPDSPPRSDPSTDQRMSATGFEETDLTYQVSESESMGDTKDTLKPTFTVASLPGGTSSAQCTVPTTSTTMQVSSGPSFPITNYLAPVSASGNICANGTVLKTTGGSAGVMQLPSGFTFMPGTTLPPGTPTIPLSQLQQHSLALQGQHGQALAAAPQPMQGQQAVFRFPAAVSLTGPGLSQQLQAIQVHHNAQSISDSGLDICHTSTNSTATVSLPATIVTSSLPTSVAGHMMYPSPHTVMYASTPTLTDGGLAVLNAFSQGTSAMQVSHAQAQDSGAVPQVFLTAPPGTMQIPVSAVQLHPMVIGPQSSGSSSNLTELQVVNLDAAQNSKSD, encoded by the exons ATGTTACCGATCCGGGTCGGTTCGGCACCATCTGGAAACGGGTCAGCTTCAGGCAGAGGTAACACGGGACACGGTTCGGGGATTGTCGGCGGCGGGATCCGTCCCGTTTTAATCAGAGTAGGGCAAGCTTTACCGGGGGTCAGCGAGAGTGACGGGCGACAGGGGGAGCGAGACGCCGTCGGGATGCTGGGGGCTAACGGTCCAGGGGGCTCGAGGGGCGTGAGGCCGGGGAACGGGACTGGCGTGACCCCTCTCCAGACCGTCGTCCAGGGCAACATGGTGGGGATAAACACGGGAGTGGTGCTGCCTCACGGTGCCAGGTTCGAACCGGACAGGGAGAGCGCGCCTCTGTgcagcggttcggataatgacTCGGACTCCGGAGACGACGACGACCCAGTGGGTTCACTCGGGGACAGCAGGAGAGGGGTGAAGCGCGAGCGAGGGGAGATGGAGGCTGCGGTGACGGGGCAGGAGGTGGGGATACCTCCCGGAGGTTACGGCATGGTGCCCGGAGGGGTCGCGGGGGCAAAGCCGGGGAAGAAAACACGTGGGCGCGTAAAGATAAAGATGGAATTTATCGACAACAAGTTGAGACGTTACACCACTTTCAGCAAGAGGAAGACTGGTATTATGAAAAAG GCCTATGAACTCTCCACCCTGACGGGAACCCAGGTTCTACTGCTTGTGGCCAGTGAAACTGGTCACGTCTACACGTTTGCCACCCGGAAACTCCAACCCATGATCACAAGTGAAACGGGCAAAGCGCTGATCCAAACATGCCTCAACTCGCCGGACTCGCCGCCGCGCTCGGACCCCTCCACGGACCAGCGCATGAGTGCCACGGGCTTTGAGGAGACGGACCTCACCTATCAGGTGTCTGAGTCGGAGAGCATGGGCGACACAAAG GATACACTGAAGCCAACGTTTACGGTAGCCAGCCTACCGGGCGGTACAAGCAGCGCCCAGTGCACAGtacccaccacctccaccaccatgcAGGTGAGCAGCGGCCCTTCGTTTCCCATCACCAACTACCTGGCACCCGTCTCGGCCAGCGGCAACATCTGTGCAAACGGTACCGTCCTCAAGACCACCGGCGGCTCCGCGGGGGTCATGCAGCTACCCAGTGGCTTCACGTTCATGCCCG GCACTACTCTCCCCCCTGGCACCCCCACCATTCCTCTGagccagctgcagcagcactcCCTGGCCCTTCAGGGGCAGCATGGCCAGGCCCTGGCTGCCGCCCCGCAGCCGATGCAGGGACAGCAGGCTGTCTTCCGCTTCCCTGCTGCTgtctccctcacag gaccAGGGCTTTCCCAGCAGCTCCAGGCTATCCAGGTCCACCACAACGCCCAGTCCATCTCCGACAGCGGCCTCGACATCTGCCACACCTCCACAAACTCCACCG CGACGGTAAGTCTCCCGGCAACCATCGTCACCTCGTCATTGCCGACGTCTGTTGCGGGTCACATGATGTACCCCAGCCCGCACACGGTGATGTACGCCTCCACGCCGACGCTGACTGACGGGGGACTGGCTGTGCTCAACGCCTTCTCCCAGGGCACCTCGGCCATGCAGGTGTCCCACGCACAGGCCCAAGACTCAG GTGCCGTCCCTCAGGTGTTCCTCACAGCACCTCCAGGCACGATGCAGATCCCCGTCTCTGCGGTGCAGCTACACCCA ATGGTGATTGGTCCGCAGTCGAGCGGCAGCAGCAGTAACCTGACGGAGCTCCAGGTGGTCAATTTGGACGCAGCACAAAACTCAAAGAGTGACTGA
- the srfb gene encoding serum response factor b isoform X1 — protein sequence MLPIRVGSAPSGNGSASGRGNTGHGSGIVGGGIRPVLIRVGQALPGVSESDGRQGERDAVGMLGANGPGGSRGVRPGNGTGVTPLQTVVQGNMVGINTGVVLPHGARFEPDRESAPLCSGSDNDSDSGDDDDPVGSLGDSRRGVKRERGEMEAAVTGQEVGIPPGGYGMVPGGVAGAKPGKKTRGRVKIKMEFIDNKLRRYTTFSKRKTGIMKKAYELSTLTGTQVLLLVASETGHVYTFATRKLQPMITSETGKALIQTCLNSPDSPPRSDPSTDQRMSATGFEETDLTYQVSESESMGDTKDTLKPTFTVASLPGGTSSAQCTVPTTSTTMQVSSGPSFPITNYLAPVSASGNICANGTVLKTTGGSAGVMQLPSGFTFMPAGTTLPPGTPTIPLSQLQQHSLALQGQHGQALAAAPQPMQGQQAVFRFPAAVSLTGPGLSQQLQAIQVHHNAQSISDSGLDICHTSTNSTATVSLPATIVTSSLPTSVAGHMMYPSPHTVMYASTPTLTDGGLAVLNAFSQGTSAMQVSHAQAQDSGAVPQVFLTAPPGTMQIPVSAVQLHPMVIGPQSSGSSSNLTELQVVNLDAAQNSKSD from the exons ATGTTACCGATCCGGGTCGGTTCGGCACCATCTGGAAACGGGTCAGCTTCAGGCAGAGGTAACACGGGACACGGTTCGGGGATTGTCGGCGGCGGGATCCGTCCCGTTTTAATCAGAGTAGGGCAAGCTTTACCGGGGGTCAGCGAGAGTGACGGGCGACAGGGGGAGCGAGACGCCGTCGGGATGCTGGGGGCTAACGGTCCAGGGGGCTCGAGGGGCGTGAGGCCGGGGAACGGGACTGGCGTGACCCCTCTCCAGACCGTCGTCCAGGGCAACATGGTGGGGATAAACACGGGAGTGGTGCTGCCTCACGGTGCCAGGTTCGAACCGGACAGGGAGAGCGCGCCTCTGTgcagcggttcggataatgacTCGGACTCCGGAGACGACGACGACCCAGTGGGTTCACTCGGGGACAGCAGGAGAGGGGTGAAGCGCGAGCGAGGGGAGATGGAGGCTGCGGTGACGGGGCAGGAGGTGGGGATACCTCCCGGAGGTTACGGCATGGTGCCCGGAGGGGTCGCGGGGGCAAAGCCGGGGAAGAAAACACGTGGGCGCGTAAAGATAAAGATGGAATTTATCGACAACAAGTTGAGACGTTACACCACTTTCAGCAAGAGGAAGACTGGTATTATGAAAAAG GCCTATGAACTCTCCACCCTGACGGGAACCCAGGTTCTACTGCTTGTGGCCAGTGAAACTGGTCACGTCTACACGTTTGCCACCCGGAAACTCCAACCCATGATCACAAGTGAAACGGGCAAAGCGCTGATCCAAACATGCCTCAACTCGCCGGACTCGCCGCCGCGCTCGGACCCCTCCACGGACCAGCGCATGAGTGCCACGGGCTTTGAGGAGACGGACCTCACCTATCAGGTGTCTGAGTCGGAGAGCATGGGCGACACAAAG GATACACTGAAGCCAACGTTTACGGTAGCCAGCCTACCGGGCGGTACAAGCAGCGCCCAGTGCACAGtacccaccacctccaccaccatgcAGGTGAGCAGCGGCCCTTCGTTTCCCATCACCAACTACCTGGCACCCGTCTCGGCCAGCGGCAACATCTGTGCAAACGGTACCGTCCTCAAGACCACCGGCGGCTCCGCGGGGGTCATGCAGCTACCCAGTGGCTTCACGTTCATGCCCG CAGGCACTACTCTCCCCCCTGGCACCCCCACCATTCCTCTGagccagctgcagcagcactcCCTGGCCCTTCAGGGGCAGCATGGCCAGGCCCTGGCTGCCGCCCCGCAGCCGATGCAGGGACAGCAGGCTGTCTTCCGCTTCCCTGCTGCTgtctccctcacag gaccAGGGCTTTCCCAGCAGCTCCAGGCTATCCAGGTCCACCACAACGCCCAGTCCATCTCCGACAGCGGCCTCGACATCTGCCACACCTCCACAAACTCCACCG CGACGGTAAGTCTCCCGGCAACCATCGTCACCTCGTCATTGCCGACGTCTGTTGCGGGTCACATGATGTACCCCAGCCCGCACACGGTGATGTACGCCTCCACGCCGACGCTGACTGACGGGGGACTGGCTGTGCTCAACGCCTTCTCCCAGGGCACCTCGGCCATGCAGGTGTCCCACGCACAGGCCCAAGACTCAG GTGCCGTCCCTCAGGTGTTCCTCACAGCACCTCCAGGCACGATGCAGATCCCCGTCTCTGCGGTGCAGCTACACCCA ATGGTGATTGGTCCGCAGTCGAGCGGCAGCAGCAGTAACCTGACGGAGCTCCAGGTGGTCAATTTGGACGCAGCACAAAACTCAAAGAGTGACTGA
- the srfb gene encoding serum response factor b isoform X3, producing MLPIRVGSAPSGNGSASGRGNTGHGSGIVGGGIRPVLIRVGQALPGVSESDGRQGERDAVGMLGANGPGGSRGVRPGNGTGVTPLQTVVQGNMVGINTGVVLPHGARFEPDRESAPLCSGSDNDSDSGDDDDPVGSLGDSRRGVKRERGEMEAAVTGQEVGIPPGGYGMVPGGVAGAKPGKKTRGRVKIKMEFIDNKLRRYTTFSKRKTGIMKKAYELSTLTGTQVLLLVASETGHVYTFATRKLQPMITSETGKALIQTCLNSPDSPPRSDPSTDQRMSATGFEETDLTYQVSESESMGDTKDTLKPTFTVASLPGGTSSAQCTVPTTSTTMQVSSGPSFPITNYLAPVSASGNICANGTVLKTTGGSAGVMQLPSGFTFMPGPGLSQQLQAIQVHHNAQSISDSGLDICHTSTNSTATVSLPATIVTSSLPTSVAGHMMYPSPHTVMYASTPTLTDGGLAVLNAFSQGTSAMQVSHAQAQDSGAVPQVFLTAPPGTMQIPVSAVQLHPMVIGPQSSGSSSNLTELQVVNLDAAQNSKSD from the exons ATGTTACCGATCCGGGTCGGTTCGGCACCATCTGGAAACGGGTCAGCTTCAGGCAGAGGTAACACGGGACACGGTTCGGGGATTGTCGGCGGCGGGATCCGTCCCGTTTTAATCAGAGTAGGGCAAGCTTTACCGGGGGTCAGCGAGAGTGACGGGCGACAGGGGGAGCGAGACGCCGTCGGGATGCTGGGGGCTAACGGTCCAGGGGGCTCGAGGGGCGTGAGGCCGGGGAACGGGACTGGCGTGACCCCTCTCCAGACCGTCGTCCAGGGCAACATGGTGGGGATAAACACGGGAGTGGTGCTGCCTCACGGTGCCAGGTTCGAACCGGACAGGGAGAGCGCGCCTCTGTgcagcggttcggataatgacTCGGACTCCGGAGACGACGACGACCCAGTGGGTTCACTCGGGGACAGCAGGAGAGGGGTGAAGCGCGAGCGAGGGGAGATGGAGGCTGCGGTGACGGGGCAGGAGGTGGGGATACCTCCCGGAGGTTACGGCATGGTGCCCGGAGGGGTCGCGGGGGCAAAGCCGGGGAAGAAAACACGTGGGCGCGTAAAGATAAAGATGGAATTTATCGACAACAAGTTGAGACGTTACACCACTTTCAGCAAGAGGAAGACTGGTATTATGAAAAAG GCCTATGAACTCTCCACCCTGACGGGAACCCAGGTTCTACTGCTTGTGGCCAGTGAAACTGGTCACGTCTACACGTTTGCCACCCGGAAACTCCAACCCATGATCACAAGTGAAACGGGCAAAGCGCTGATCCAAACATGCCTCAACTCGCCGGACTCGCCGCCGCGCTCGGACCCCTCCACGGACCAGCGCATGAGTGCCACGGGCTTTGAGGAGACGGACCTCACCTATCAGGTGTCTGAGTCGGAGAGCATGGGCGACACAAAG GATACACTGAAGCCAACGTTTACGGTAGCCAGCCTACCGGGCGGTACAAGCAGCGCCCAGTGCACAGtacccaccacctccaccaccatgcAGGTGAGCAGCGGCCCTTCGTTTCCCATCACCAACTACCTGGCACCCGTCTCGGCCAGCGGCAACATCTGTGCAAACGGTACCGTCCTCAAGACCACCGGCGGCTCCGCGGGGGTCATGCAGCTACCCAGTGGCTTCACGTTCATGCCCG gaccAGGGCTTTCCCAGCAGCTCCAGGCTATCCAGGTCCACCACAACGCCCAGTCCATCTCCGACAGCGGCCTCGACATCTGCCACACCTCCACAAACTCCACCG CGACGGTAAGTCTCCCGGCAACCATCGTCACCTCGTCATTGCCGACGTCTGTTGCGGGTCACATGATGTACCCCAGCCCGCACACGGTGATGTACGCCTCCACGCCGACGCTGACTGACGGGGGACTGGCTGTGCTCAACGCCTTCTCCCAGGGCACCTCGGCCATGCAGGTGTCCCACGCACAGGCCCAAGACTCAG GTGCCGTCCCTCAGGTGTTCCTCACAGCACCTCCAGGCACGATGCAGATCCCCGTCTCTGCGGTGCAGCTACACCCA ATGGTGATTGGTCCGCAGTCGAGCGGCAGCAGCAGTAACCTGACGGAGCTCCAGGTGGTCAATTTGGACGCAGCACAAAACTCAAAGAGTGACTGA
- the ptk7b gene encoding inactive tyrosine-protein kinase 7, translated as MDLPRERETRRGEGRRNPAAMNRRKAPVETTYLVGIICLQVLSIQATAIQFTKEPKSQDALHGRSAMLRCEVSDPADISYGWLHDGQRLQNSERRFQEGSNLKFNAVDRRLDAGNFVCAAENAATGESLHSTNAAFNIKWLESGGVTLKEPTSEGEIESSAPVTLRCHIDGHPRPTCQWFKDGVKLTEKSHQINNKERTLTFPSASPDDNGLYYCCAKNAAGHVCSNSNFTLNIIDKSFPRPVVTPKDQVVLRNEEASLHCQFTAVPNPTLEWYHENELLANKSRLILLSNGTLLITQIKPRNTGTYKCVGRGLRGPDVTLEASLLIAEIDDMVPKMSKVFTADTLQRVACRPPRGRPEPQVWWERGGQRVPIEGRVYQDGLDLIFSPTEEGDSGTYTCVAQNRAGRRTQEVTFTVATAPVWVTRPQDSHLEEGKPGYLHCHAQANPEPEVTWLRNNIMITPEDSRFKLFSNGTLRINNVEVYDGQMYGCETKTEGGRLSGQARVSVLEKLKFTPTPQPSQCLELDNEITIQCSAKGRESPTIRWTKADGGELPPRVAQRTGQLHFTKVIRRDAGNYTCIASNSPQGEIRALVTLIVAVYIRFKVVPENTTVYQGFTAILHCQATGDPEPHIHWMVKDRTLDISKNRRFQKMPNGSLVISDVTTDDTGRYTCVAGNSCSIKDRVAKLYVVEKPVQSFDEDMDKAPYKMIQTIGLSVGAAVAYIIVVLGLMFYCKKRRNAKRLQKGQDGEEPEMECLNGGAVQQNGHTTAEIQEEVALTNMGTVATTEKRHSHVNNDKLHFPRANLQTITTLGKGEFGEVLLCKAKGLEDSEEETVVLVKSLQARDEQLQLDFRREAEMFAKLSHPNVVRLLGLCREAEPHYMILEYYDLGDLKQFLRISKSKDDKVKSQPISTKTKVSICAQVAHGMEHLSNHRFVHKDLAARNCLINSQRRIKVSSLSLSKDVYNSEYYHYRQAWIPLRWLPSESVFEDDFSTKSDVWAFGVLMWEVFSHGEMPYAKLSDDEVLEGLQTGKLKLPVPDGCPSKIYKLMARCWAISLKERPSFTEIVHTLGDLPSDSKV; from the exons TTCTGTCCATCCAGGCCACTGCCATCCAGTTTACGAAGGAGCCCAAGTCCCAGGATGCCTTGCACGGCCGCAGCGCCATGCTGCGCTGTGAGGTCAGCGACCCGGCCGACATCAGCTACGGCTGGCTCCACGATGGACAGCGTCTGCAAAACAGCGAGAGGCGCTTCCAGGAGGGCAGCAACCTCAAGTTCAACGCTGTGGATCGGCGGCTGGACGCGGGCAACTTTGTGTGCGCCGCGGAGAACGCGGCAACGGGAGAGTCTCTTCACTCCACCAACGCTGCCTTCAATATCAAGT GGTTAGAAAGTGGTGGTGTGACTTTAAAGGAGCCCACCTCAGAAGGGGAGATCGAGAGCTCGGCGCCGGTCACGTTGCGCTGTCATATTGATGGACACCCGCG GCCGACGTGCCAGTGGTTCAAGGACGGGGTGAAGTTGACAGAGAAGAGCCACCAGATCAACAACAAGGAGAGGACGCTCACCTTTCCGAGTGCCAGTCCGGACGACAACGGCCTGTACTACTGCTGTGCCAAGAATGCAGCTGGGCATGTCTGCAGCAACAGCAACTTCACTCTCAACattatag ATAAGAGTTTCCCGCGGCCGGTGGTCACTCCCAAGGACCAGGTGGTGTTGAGGAACGAGGAGGCCTCGCTCCACTGCCAGTTCACTGCCGTGCCGAACCCCACGTTGGAGTGGTACCACGAAAACGAGCTGCTGGCAAACAAGTCTCG TCTGATCCTGTTATCCAACGGCACACTGCTGATCACCCAGATCAAGCCCAGGAACACGGGGACCTACAAGTGTGTCGGTCGTGGCCTCAGAGGGCCCGACGTTACGCTGGAGGCCTCCCTCCTCATagctg AGATAGATGACATGGTGCCCAAGATGTCGAAGGTTTTCACAGCGGACACTCTGCAGCGGGTAGCCTGTCGTCCCCCACGCGGCAGACCTGAGCCCCAGGTCTGGTGGGAGAGAGGAGGTCAGCGGGTGCCCATTGAGGGCAGAGTGTACCAGGACGGCCTGGATCTGATCTTCAGTCCCACAGAGGAAGGAGACTCGGGCACCTACACCTGCGTGGCACAGAACAGGGCGGGGCGAAGGACACAGGAGGTCACCTTCACTGTGGCCA ctgCCCCAGTGTGGGTGACGCGGCCTCAGGACAGCCACCTCGAGGAGGGGAAACCAGGTTACCTTCACTGTCACGCTCAGGCCAACCCTGAACCTGAGGTCACGTGGCTCCGCAACAACATCATGATCACACCAGAG gactcTCGATTTAAGCTGTTCTCTAACGGCACCCTCAGGATCAACAATGTGGAGGTGTACGACGGACAGATGTACGGCTGTGAAACCAAGACTGAAGGCGGCCGGTTGTCTGGGCAAGCTCGAGTTAGTGTGCTTG AGAAGCTGAAGTTCACCCCGACCCCCCAGCCTTCTCAGTGCCTGGAGCTGGATAACGAGATCACCATCCAGTGTTCTGCTAAAGGCAGAGAGAGCCCAACCATCCGCTGGACCAAAGCAG ACGGAGGAGAGCTGCCGCCCCGGGTGGCGCAGAGGACTGGCCAGCTCCACTTCACCAAAGTCATCCGCAGAGACGCCGGCAACTACACCTGCATCGCCTCCAACAGCCCCCAGGGGGAGATCCGAGCCCTGGTGACCCTCATTGTGGCAG TGTACATTCGCTTTAAGGTGGTACCAGAGAATACAACGGTGTACCAAGGTTTCACAGCCATCCTGCACTGTCAGGCCACCGGTGACCCCGAGCCTCACATCCACTGGATGGTCAAAGACAGGACGCTGGACATCAGTAAGAACAGGAG GTTCCAGAAGATGCCCAATGGCTCCTTGGTGATTTCAGACGTCACTACAGATGACACGGGCAGGTACACATGTGTGGCCGGAAACAGCTGCAGCATCAAAGACCGTGTGGCTAAGCTGTATGTCGTGG AAAAACCAGTGCAGTCCTTCGATGAAGACATGGATAAGGCCCCCTACAAGATGATCCAGACCATCGGCCTGTCGGTAGGAGCTGCCGTGGCTTACATCATCGTAGTGCTTGGACTCATGTTCTACTGCAAAAAGAGACGCAACGCTAAAAGACTGCAGAAAGGCCAGGACGGGGAGGAGCCGGAGATGGAGTGTCTGAACG GAGGAGCTGTTCAACAAAATGGCCACACCACCGCTGAGATCCAAGAGGAGGTGGCACTCACCAATATGGGTACCGTGGCAACAACCGAGAAACGCCACAGCCACGTCAACAACGACAAGCTCCACTTTCCTCGAGCAAACCTGCAAACCATCACTACTTTGG GCAAAGGGGAGTTTGGTGAGGTGCTGCTGTGCAAAGCTAAGGGTCTCGAGGATagcgaggaggagacagtgGTGTTGGTGAAGAGCCTGCAGGCCAGAGATGAGCAGCTCCAGCTCGACTTCCGCCGCGAAGCCGAAATGTTCGCAAAGCTCAGCCACCCCAACGTCGTCCGGCTGTTGGGCCTGTGTAGGGAGGCAGAGCCCCACTACATGATCCTGGAGTACTACGACCTG GGAGACCTAAAGCAGTTCCTGAGAATTTCCAAAAGCAAAGACGACAAAGTGAAATCTCAGCCTATCAGCACCAAGACCAAA GTTTCCATCTGTGCCCAGGTGGCTCATGGGATGGAGCATCTGTCCAATCACCGCTTCGTTCACAAAGACCTAGCCGCCCGAAACTGCCTGATCAACAGTCAGAGGCGCATTAAAGTGTCGTCGCTCAGCCTCAGCAAGGACGTCTACAACAG TGAGTACTACCACTACAGGCAGGCATGGATTCCGCTGCGCTGGCTCCCATCCGAGTCTGTGTTTGAAGACGACTTCTCCACCAAGTCTGATGTGTGGGCCTTTGGCGTTTTGATGTGGGAGGTGTTCAGTCACGGGGAAATGCCGTATGCCAAACTCAGCGATGACGAGGTGCTGGAAG GTCTGCAGACAGGAAAGCTGAAGCTGCCAGTTCCAGACGGATGCCCCTCCAAAATTTACAAGCTCATGGCCCGCTGCTGGGCGATAAGCCTCAAGGAGCGCCCTTCCTTCACTGAAATCGTCCACACCCTGGGAGACCTGCCTTCTGACAGCAAAGTCTGA